The window ACAACATTATACACTTTAGATTCTGACTGATTGTCCAGCATTTTTTCTACGATCGAACAAATATCTTCGTAGTGAATATGATTGACCAACTGATCTAAATTGGAAATATTATAATTCTTCAAAAGCCTTTGATCTCCCATTAATCCAGCCAATCTGAGAATATTGGCTTGAGGAAATTTATCTAAAATAAAACTTTCACTCTCCACTTCCTTTGCAGGTTTATCGTCTTCTGAAAAGTCTTTTTCAGTTTCAGGATAAACACCCGTCGAGCTTATCAAAAATAACTGACCTTTAAAATCTCCAAGAAAGTTCAGCAGGTTTTCACGTTTGTCATTCATAGGAATTTGAGCACCTCTAATTCCCGAAAACGGAACGCTAATGATAATGGCATCCAGTTCTTTTGCTGCTTCCCATTCTTTCACCTCTGGATTCAATTCATTAGGGAAACTGACTAAAGTGGGGTGATATCCTTTTGATTGTAAATTTTCAATCTTCGATTCTGTAGTCGTAGTTGCAAAAATTTCATATTGATTTGATAATCGTTCTGCAATGTGAGTTCCAAGCCAGCCGCAACCGATGATGCCTATTTTTTTCATATATATCTTTTGTAGAATGTTATTTTAAGAATTCCAAAAATATCATTTTAAAACCAATATCTTTAAATAAATACTAATGATATTTGCTATGATAAATCAGTCAATTCGAGTAAAATTCTGACAAGAATTTATATCGAGAATCAGTGAGTCGAAAAAACAAAATTTGCTCATCATACAAAAAGTTCTCGATACGTTTTTTTTAAACCTACTCGAACTGACGGAGATCCTTTGAAATCTTAACTAGCAACGTCAATTCGAGTGTTTTTCGCAACGAAGCGGAGAAAAATGTATCGAGAATTAATGAACAGAAAACAAGATTCTTTCATCATTCAAAAGCTCTCAATACACTTTATTACATACTGCTATTCCAATTATCTATCATTTATAGAATATAATATCTGCTTTCGAGGCAACCTTTCAAAAATTTAAGAGTCTTATTAGTAAATAGTATTGTTATTCTTCCTTTTAACCTTAAAATTCTAAATCATGAAAAAAGCACATTATATTTTAGGGTTTTTACTTTTCTCACAATTATTTTTTGCGCAAAAAGAAAAGTTGGCTTTCTACTTTGGGGCAGAACTGCAGCCCACCATTTTTAAATATCAACCTGCAGCGCATATCAATGCCCGTTCATACCTCAACGACCGTCTATCATTGGGTGGTGCATTAAGTTTTACAAGCAAAAAATATAGTGAAAATTTTGGCTATCAAGCAGACCGAACCCGATCCAATCATATTATCCTGAATGTTTTAGCACAAAATGATTTTATCAATACCGAAAAAGTGGTTTTAAGTACTTATCTTTCTACAGGTCTGTATTTTTTTAGCCTCGTCAATCCAGATGAAAAAACAACCCAAACCACCTATAATGACATTGATGGAATTTGGGTCGAAAGCGAATATGATGTTCCTAAAAAACTCAGTCGTGATATTTTCTACAATGTGCAGGGCGGAGTAGATTTTTCCGTAAAATTAGCAACCATTACAGAAGATAAAATTGGCATTTATCTTACGTCACGGGCAGCTTATCAGTTTGTATTCGGGAAAGGCGATTTTATCAATGGAAATCAGTTTACCAAACCTGTGTTTTCTCTGGGTGTAACGTTTAAAGGGAATCGATAATTTTTTTAATTTTTAAAGAACATCATTACTCACAAACTTTGTCATCCACCAGGCATCTCAACATAGTATTAGAAAAGTAAAATGCAAAAATTCGCATTTAGATCCTTTCAGGATGACAAACGGAGCACTTATCTTTTTTTCTAAACCAAAAAAATACTTCTGTACACACTCTGTCGCCCATAAGGATCTCAACATAGCATTAGAGAAGTAATATGCAACAATTCGAACTTAAATCCTTTCAGGAGAACAAAATTTGCGCTTATCTTCTTTTCCAAATCCAAACACTTCTATACACTTTGTCATCCCGTAGGGATCTCAACATAGCATTAGAGAAGTAATATGCAACAATTTGAACTTAAATCCTTTCAGGAGAACAAACTTTGCGCTTATCTTCTTTTCCAAACCCAAACACTTCTATACACTTTGTCATCCCGTAGGGATCTCAACATAGCATTAGAGAAGTAATATGCAACAATTCGAACTTAAATCCTTTCAGGATAACAAACGTTGTGTTTATTCCTTTTTTCTTCACAGTTCATTCCCGCAGAATAATTAAAATTTCTGTTGAAATAAATCATTCAAAAAATCCATATTTGGATTCTGAATTCTTATCAATTCTAATTTTTTAATTCGGGTAAAATTTTTAATTTCTTTTTCCCGCTCAATAGCTTGCTGAATCCATCCAAATTTTTCATAGTAAATCAAGAACTCTGCATTATATTTTGCGGTAAATGAGTTAGGGTTTGTCTTCGCCTTATGTTGGTGTAATCTTTTATGCAGATTGTTTGTTACGCCTGTGTACAAAACTGTTTTGTTTTTATTGGTGAGAATATAAACGTAGAAAGTGTATATTCCTTCAGTAAACTCAATCATCATTTGTTATGTTTTTATTAAGCCAATATATTTAATTTATACCATATTAGATGCATTTTTGTTTCCACCCACTTTGTCATCCCGTAGGGATCTTAATATAGTATTAGAGAAGTTGTATGGAAAGATTCGCACTTAGATCCTTTCAGGATGACAAACATGGTGCTTATCTTCTTTGCACAAAACCAAGACAATATGCGAAAACTACTATACACACTTTGTCATCCTCTCAAACCCAAAAACCTCTGCACACAGTTTTTCATCCCCGTAGTGATCTCAACATAGTATTAGATAAGTGCTTAGAAAGATTCGCACTTAAATCCTTTCAGGATGACAAACATGGCGCTTTGTTTTTATTGGTGAGAATATAAACGTAGAAAGTGTATATTCCTTCAGTAAACTCAATCATCATTTGTTATGTTTTATTAAGCCAATATATTTAATTTATACCATATTAGATGCATTTTTGTTTCCACCCACTTTGTCATCCCGTAGGGATCTTAATATAGTATTAGAGAAGTTGTATGGAAAGATTCGCACTTAGATCCTTTCAGGATGACAAACATGGTGCTTATCTTCTTTGCACAAAACCAAGACAATATGCAAAAACTACTATACACACTTTGTCATCCTCTCAAACCCAAAAACCTCTGCACACAGTTTTTCATCCCCGTAGTGATCTCAACATAGTATTAGATAAGTGCTTAGAAAGATTCGCACTTAAATCCTTTCAGGATGACAAACATGGCGCTTATCTTCTTTGCACAAAACCAAGACAATATGCAAAAACTACTACACACTTTGTCATCCTGCCAAACCCCAAGCCTCTGCACCCACTTTGTCATCCCGTAGGGATCTCAACATAGTATTAGATAAGTGCTTGGAAAGATTCACTTTAGATCCTTTCAGGATGACAAACATAGCGCTTATCTTTTTTTACAAAAACCCAAAAACCTCAGCCAATATTTCTGCACTCAGTTTGTCATTCCGCAGGGATCTCAACATAATATTAGATAAGTACTTGGAAAGATTCGCCTTAGATCCTTTCAGGATGACAAACTGAGCGCTAGTCTTAGTACATAAAATAAGTGTTAGTGATGCTCTTTCAGCAAATCAAAAATGTGCGCCCACTTACGCTCCCACTTTGTCATCCCGTAGGGATCTCAGTATAGTATTAGAGAAGCTACATGGAAAGATACCTGCTTAGATCCTTTGATTGTGTCGAACCTAAAGATTTCAGGATGACAAATTGGGTGGTAAAATGAATGATTCACAAAAAAACTCAGCTTCCCGCTGAGTCCTTATCATTTACACTGGTTTTTCTTCCTTCTTTTTCACCTCCGAATTTTTGGCGGCTTTTACCCGCTCATTGGTATCACTGTAGAGCAATTTCCAATCGGGAACGTCTTTCATCGCGGTCAGAAGATTGAGGTAGGTTTTCAGGTTTTTCTCAAGATCTTTGCGAATAGCTGATGCACTCGTCATATTGCGGAGGTCTGCATTGGCTTCTGCCTGATCTGCAAATAAAGTTTCAAAAGCTTCATGCTTTGTTTTCATTTCCATAAAAGCGACATCCAAAGAAAGAACGGATATTTTTTGTAAGTTTTCCGGAGTTTCCAAAGCTTCGATCAGCTTTTTCATTTGTGCAGTTTGCGAAGAGTAGCTTAAGCGATCCGAATCTAAACCAAAAGTCTTGAATACGCTGTACAAATCCTCCGCCGACTGATAATTGGGTGCGGAAGAAAGCTTTCGGTAACCGTTAAGAAAGGCTTTCAGATTGGTATAAGCGACGTCCCTTTGGTGGTCTGCCGTGGCAATGTCTTTTCCTTTTCCGCTGTAGATTTGTTTGGTGTACACCAAATCGTATTCGGTGTAGGAAGTCTGCAAAGTTGCAATAAGCGGATGGTTGGAAATCACAGGATATTTTCCTGACTGGATGTTTGAAATAATTCTCTGAGCCAAAGTCGCAAGGTTTTTAGTGCTCAACTTAGTGAGTGCAATTTTCATCTGTTTGATATGTTTCTTCTTATGGCTTTAGGTAGTGCTGGAGATTTTGAAAATATTTTTGAAATTCAATTAAAAAGCATATTTTTGCGAATTATTCACAATTTTATGACGAAAACTATATTCCCTGAAAATCAAAGTTCGATTCACACTTTAACATCAAATTGCTTAATAAATTTACACGAGTTACTTTCTAATAATGTTCATCTTCTAGAAGATATGGATCCCGTTGAACCAAGAGGAGTAAAAAGCTTTGGGCTTTTAGAAAGTGCAATAAATAGACAATTAACCGGATTCGGAAACCTATATAAATACGATACTGTTTTTTTAAATGCTGCTACATTAACATTTGGAGTGATAAAGAATCATTCCTTTCACAACGGAAATAAAAGAGCAGGTCTACTAGCCTTGATTAAACATTTATATGTTAATAATTACGTCTTAAGCCCATCATTAGAATCAATAGAAATCTACGAGTTTTTAGTGTCAATAGCTGATTCCAAGATTGAAAATTTTTCGAATAAATACAAAAAAAAATACACCTTCATTAGAAATAAAGAAGAAAAGAAAAACCATCATTGGGAAACAGATACACTTATAAGATTTATTGCATTTTGGATCAAAAAAAATTCAGAACCTAAAGCAAAAACGATTAAAGGAAATGTTAAAATTTCATTTTTGAAAAGAGTATTGAATAATAAAAATATACTTTTGGATCAAAGTGGATCTAATATAGAAGTATACATTGAAAAAGAGAACAAGTTTTTGGGAATTTTTAAATTTGGAACTAAAAAAGCATTTTTCAAAAACTATTCACTAGGAAACAATAGAACAGAAATTTCCAAACAAACTCTTGCACAACTAAGAAAGGATTTCAATTTAACAAAAACAAATGGTATTGATGATACTTTTTTTTATGATGATGATGCATTTCTTGATATGGAAATAAAAACTTACAAAAAACTGATTTATCAATTATCAAAAACTTAAATTAGAGTCATTCAGGTACTTTGAAATAATTATACTTCAATAAAAATTTATAAGATACTGGTAATATTTGATCAATTAGTACAGAATTAATAATTCAGAACTCAGTTTGAAGTGTATTTAAGCCTTCGAAAAAGTAAAAAATAAAACCTGCCTCACAGCAGGTTTTCTCATATCTAAAAAGTCTTAAAACAAACTTTCATCCACAAAATTCGGCAACGTCACCTTCAAATTCGGTTCTGCTTCCATTGCTCTTTTGATGGCGAAAACAGCACCTTCATTTCTTGCCCAGCTTCGGCGGGAAATGCCGTTGTTGACGTCCCAGAACAGCATAGATTTTAATCTTCTGTCGGCATCATCGCTTCCATCGAGCAGCATCCCGAAACCACCGTTAATCACTTCGCCCCAGCCAACGCCACCACCGTTGTGAATAGAAACCCAGGTCGCCCCACGGAAACTGTCGCCAATCACATTGTGAATCGCCATATCTGCCGTAAATCTCGAGCCGTCATAAATATTGGAAGTCTCTCTGTACGGCGAATCCGTCCCCGAAACATCGTGATGGTCTCTACCCAAGACCACCGCTCCAATCTCGCCGTTGGCAATGGCTTTGTTGAAGGCTTCTGCAATTTTCATTCTTCCTTCCGCATCGGCGTATAAAATTCTCGCCTGTGAACCAACAACCAGTTTATTTTCCTGAGCACCTTTAATCCACTGGATATTATCCTTCATCTGCTGTTGGATTTCTTCGGGAGAATTTTTAATCATTTCCTCTAAAACCTGACAGGCAATTTCGTCTGTTTTCTGTAAATCTTCCGGTTTTCCGCTGGTACAAACCCAACGGAACGGCCCGAAACCGTAATCAAAACACATCGGTCCCATAATATCCTGAACATAAGAAGGCCATTTAAACTCTCTTCCCAACGTAGGATTTTCAGACATTACATCGGCTCCGGCTCTTGATGCTTCCAGTAAAAAAGCATTTCCGTAATCGAAGAAATAGGTTCCTTTTGCGGTGTGTTTGTTAATGGCTGCAGCGTGTCTTCTCAAGGTTTCCTGAACTTTTTCTTTGAATAATTCAGGGTTTTCTGCCATCATGGTATTGGATTCCTCAAAGGTTTGTCCGACCGGATAATAACCGCCCGCCCAAGGATTGTGAAGCGAAGTCTGGTCTGAACCGATATCGATTCTTAAATTTTCTTCATCAAATTTCTCCCAAATATCAACGATGTTTCCAAGGTAAGCCAGAGAAACTGTTTCCTGATTTTCCTGAGCTTTTCGAACTCTTGCTACCAATTCATCCAGATTTTCGTGGATTTCATTCACCCATTTTTGGTCGTGACGGATTTTGGTAATCTTCGGATTCACTTCTGCAATCACCGTGATACAACCTGCAATATTTCCTGCTTTTGGCTGAGCTCCGGACATTCCGCCCAAACCTGAAGTCACGAATAATCCGCCTTTCGGGTCTTTATTTATTTTTCTGAAAGCATTCAAAACGGTAATCGTCGTTCCGTGAACAATTCCCTGCGGACCAATGTACATATAAGATCCGGCGGTCATTTGTCCGTACTGCGTCACACCCAGAGCATTGAATTTCTCCCAATCATCGGGTTTAGAATAATTAGGAATCATCATTCCGTTGGTCACCACAACTCGCGGAGCATCTTTGTGCGAAGGAAACAATCCCATCGGATGCCCGGAATACATGGTTAATGTTTGTTCGTCCGTCATTTCAGACAGATATTTCATCGTCAATAAATACTGCGCCCAATTTGAGAACACTGCGCCATTTCCACCGTACGTAATCAATTCGTGAGGATGTTGAGCAACAGCATAATCCAGATTGTTCTGAATCATCAGCATAATCGATTTTGCCTGCTCAGATTTTCCGGGATATTCTGCAATATCTCTTGCTTTCATCTCATAATCAGGACGAAAACGGTACATATAAATTCTTCCGAACTCATCGAGTTCTTTTTTAAACTCCTGAATTAATTCAGGATGAAACTTTGGCTCGAAATAACGTAAAGCATTTTTAAGCGCCAATTTTTTCTCTTCATCCGTTAAGATTTCTTTACGTTTCGGAGCGTGATTGATATTGGTTTCGTATGGTTTTGGCTGAGGTAATTGATTAGGAATACCCTGTTGTATCTGTTCTTTGAAAGTCATTATATCGTTGATGGTTTTTTGTTTTTTGTTGATTGTTGATTGTTTTTTTGTGGTTTTAAAGATATTAAAAATGAAAATTATAAAACAAATTATCGATATAGGGATGAGTATGTAATATTGGGGATTGATACACAATAAGATAAGATTGATTATGGAAAGTGTAAAATGTATCAATGACAAATATAAATTTGTTGATCTTTTAATTAAGACAATAATAAAATAACCTAAAGGATAAGTAAAATAAGTAATCACAAAAACTGAAAAATTATATAATGAATTTCCAAGATATCCATCCCAAATGTTCCATTCTATTTTTCTGTTAAAACCTATTGTATCTGTTGCATCCTTATTTATAAAAAACAAAAGAATTATAAATATCAATATAGGCAGATTAAAAAGAATGAAAAGTTTCTTTGTAAAGAGGGCTTTCATAAAAGATTGTTACTAATTTGTAAATTTATTATTTTAAACCTATAATAAGATGCTTATTTGTGGTTTTAAAGATATTCAAATTAGAAAACTCGTGCAAATCAAATGAGAAAATATACATAATACGGGAATTCTACTCCCTTGGAGGGGTGGCGAAAATTCGGAAGAACTTTTGACGAGGTGGTTGTTTAATGAGAATTTTCTATAATATGTATTAATTTAACCACCCCGTCTTCTCCCTTTGGTCGAATCCACCCCTCCAAAGGAGGGGAATTTTTACAATGCAGAAAATATAAAAGCTGTCATTTTGAGACAGCTTTTATTAGGAATATCTAAAAATGTTTTAATTATTATTCTTCACTAGTACCCATCCTGTAAACGTTCTTCCATCCGGAAGAGTGATTACATACCAATAACTTGAAGTTGGTATTGGTCTTCCGGCGATTGTTCCGTCCCAAATGATTTGGGTATTTGTATTTTGCTCGAAAATTAAGTATTGATAGCGGTCAAATACTTTTACATTGGTCATTTTGGTTCCGAAAACATGAAGGTTTCTGATGATCCATTTATCATTTTGACCGTCTCCATTTGGAGTAATTGCATTTTTAATGTCTAAAATAACACCATCCTGCTTTACAATACATTTTCCTTCAACATATTTTACGTAGAATGTTGTAATTCCTGTTGGCAAATTATAGAAAACATTCGTTGCCTGCCAATTAATTCCGTCAATTGAATAGAGAATCGGCTGCGAACCGGTAGCAATTATCGTATAAGTATTACCACTCGCAATCATATTCTGAATAACCGGAACATCATAATATTTTGCTTCAAAAGTCGCCGTGTAAGAACATCCGTTATCAGCTGTCACTGTCACAGAATACGTTCCCACCATATTCATATTAACAATCGTATCGGTAGTAGAAACAACCTGCCCGGTAGGATTTGTCCAGACATAACTTATAATATTAAACCCTTCTACTTCTAAAGTATAACTAAATCTTCCATCCGGACAGAAATACTGGGTAGGAATCTCAAAAATAGGAACTTTTTTCAGAGAGATTTTAATCGTTGCTATTTCAGGACAAAATCCGGGAACACTTATTTTTACATAAACCGTATCTGATCCTAAGTTTTGATTGAAAGAGTAACTTGCAGGATTCGAAATTGCATTCGTTCCTGAATTTAAATCAGCTAAAGAAGTATAATAAGTAAAGGTAGCCGTGCCGCCTGTGAAAATCTGCGGTTCATATTGAGTGAGATTTACGTTTTCAATTCCGTCATTTAAAGTATCGCAGACATTGTTCAGAAGGAATGGCCCTGAATTTTGAAGTACTACT is drawn from Chryseobacterium muglaense and contains these coding sequences:
- a CDS encoding NAD(P)-binding domain-containing protein, which produces MKKIGIIGCGWLGTHIAERLSNQYEIFATTTTESKIENLQSKGYHPTLVSFPNELNPEVKEWEAAKELDAIIISVPFSGIRGAQIPMNDKRENLLNFLGDFKGQLFLISSTGVYPETEKDFSEDDKPAKEVESESFILDKFPQANILRLAGLMGDQRLLKNYNISNLDQLVNHIHYEDICSIVEKMLDNQSESKVYNVVAPVHPNKEEVINAQKDLAFEGTRTTVGRTISPNKLIEELDFEFQYPDPRYFHL
- a CDS encoding GIY-YIG nuclease family protein, with the protein product MIEFTEGIYTFYVYILTNKNKTVLYTGVTNNLHKRLHQHKAKTNPNSFTAKYNAEFLIYYEKFGWIQQAIEREKEIKNFTRIKKLELIRIQNPNMDFLNDLFQQKF
- a CDS encoding DUF6261 family protein, encoding MKIALTKLSTKNLATLAQRIISNIQSGKYPVISNHPLIATLQTSYTEYDLVYTKQIYSGKGKDIATADHQRDVAYTNLKAFLNGYRKLSSAPNYQSAEDLYSVFKTFGLDSDRLSYSSQTAQMKKLIEALETPENLQKISVLSLDVAFMEMKTKHEAFETLFADQAEANADLRNMTSASAIRKDLEKNLKTYLNLLTAMKDVPDWKLLYSDTNERVKAAKNSEVKKKEEKPV
- a CDS encoding type II toxin-antitoxin system death-on-curing family toxin, with protein sequence MTKTIFPENQSSIHTLTSNCLINLHELLSNNVHLLEDMDPVEPRGVKSFGLLESAINRQLTGFGNLYKYDTVFLNAATLTFGVIKNHSFHNGNKRAGLLALIKHLYVNNYVLSPSLESIEIYEFLVSIADSKIENFSNKYKKKYTFIRNKEEKKNHHWETDTLIRFIAFWIKKNSEPKAKTIKGNVKISFLKRVLNNKNILLDQSGSNIEVYIEKENKFLGIFKFGTKKAFFKNYSLGNNRTEISKQTLAQLRKDFNLTKTNGIDDTFFYDDDAFLDMEIKTYKKLIYQLSKT
- a CDS encoding urocanate hydratase, giving the protein MTFKEQIQQGIPNQLPQPKPYETNINHAPKRKEILTDEEKKLALKNALRYFEPKFHPELIQEFKKELDEFGRIYMYRFRPDYEMKARDIAEYPGKSEQAKSIMLMIQNNLDYAVAQHPHELITYGGNGAVFSNWAQYLLTMKYLSEMTDEQTLTMYSGHPMGLFPSHKDAPRVVVTNGMMIPNYSKPDDWEKFNALGVTQYGQMTAGSYMYIGPQGIVHGTTITVLNAFRKINKDPKGGLFVTSGLGGMSGAQPKAGNIAGCITVIAEVNPKITKIRHDQKWVNEIHENLDELVARVRKAQENQETVSLAYLGNIVDIWEKFDEENLRIDIGSDQTSLHNPWAGGYYPVGQTFEESNTMMAENPELFKEKVQETLRRHAAAINKHTAKGTYFFDYGNAFLLEASRAGADVMSENPTLGREFKWPSYVQDIMGPMCFDYGFGPFRWVCTSGKPEDLQKTDEIACQVLEEMIKNSPEEIQQQMKDNIQWIKGAQENKLVVGSQARILYADAEGRMKIAEAFNKAIANGEIGAVVLGRDHHDVSGTDSPYRETSNIYDGSRFTADMAIHNVIGDSFRGATWVSIHNGGGVGWGEVINGGFGMLLDGSDDADRRLKSMLFWDVNNGISRRSWARNEGAVFAIKRAMEAEPNLKVTLPNFVDESLF